A genome region from Deltaproteobacteria bacterium RIFCSPHIGHO2_02_FULL_44_16 includes the following:
- a CDS encoding inositol monophosphatase: MHTDPQKALHYAVKLAKKAGKIQMKRLGEKHHIEYKGEINIVTEVDHACEELIVNGLKKAFPHHDILAEEGRGGGSSSEYRWIVDPLDGTVNYAHGFLAFCVSIALEIRGELVVGVIYDPTRDECFTAIKGKGAYLNKKRIQVSPVSKLRQALLATGFAYNIYEKEVMDNFNHFQNFIKTAQAVRRPGSAALDLAWVASGRLDGFWEFFLKPWDMAAGVLIVREAGGTVTSFDGSAFDLYGTRILASNGFIHDDMRGILSGDRSQ, encoded by the coding sequence ATGCACACTGACCCTCAAAAAGCGCTTCACTATGCCGTAAAACTCGCGAAGAAAGCGGGGAAGATTCAAATGAAGCGTTTGGGCGAGAAGCATCATATCGAATATAAAGGTGAGATCAATATTGTCACTGAAGTTGATCATGCTTGTGAAGAGCTGATTGTGAATGGCCTTAAGAAAGCGTTTCCTCATCACGATATTCTTGCAGAGGAGGGGAGAGGTGGTGGTTCTTCCTCAGAATATCGCTGGATTGTGGATCCTCTTGATGGAACCGTGAACTATGCTCACGGTTTTCTCGCTTTCTGTGTCTCCATTGCGCTTGAGATCAGAGGTGAGCTTGTGGTCGGCGTTATTTATGATCCCACTCGCGATGAATGTTTTACGGCGATCAAGGGAAAAGGAGCCTATCTCAATAAAAAGCGAATACAGGTCTCCCCTGTTTCCAAGCTGCGACAGGCTCTTTTAGCCACAGGCTTTGCCTATAATATCTATGAAAAAGAGGTCATGGATAATTTCAATCATTTTCAAAATTTTATCAAAACAGCACAAGCGGTTCGACGCCCCGGCTCCGCTGCTCTTGATCTGGCCTGGGTTGCAAGTGGAAGGCTCGATGGCTTTTGGGAATTCTTTTTGAAACCGTGGGATATGGCTGCTGGGGTGCTCATCGTTCGCGAAGCGGGTGGAACTGTCACTTCGTTTGACGGTAGCGCTTTTGACCTGTATGGTACTCGAATTCTCGCTTCAAACGGATTCATTCATGATGACATGAGAGGAATTCTCAGCGGTGATCGATCCCAATAA
- a CDS encoding ribonuclease G (involved in the processing of the 5'end of 16S rRNA), which translates to MANELILNVTLSETRVARLENGVVSELFIERMRDEGVVGNIYKGKVVRVLPGMQAAFVDIGLDRTAFLHASDVVEDLSYDEDDDEASGKQERRKPRKGIDREIEKLLKEGDEILVQVEKEAMGTKGARITSHISLPGRFLVYMPTVRHIGASRRISDISERIRLKNLIRKLHKGSGGFIVRTVSEGVTEKEIQADIDYLTTLWKEIEQKVAKAKEKELIQAELGVLERVVRDSFTPDLTRLVVDAPKAYEQIEGFVSTYMPEGKKALELYKGSEPIFDAFGIEVEITRALGQKVWLKSGGYIIIEQTEALTAIDVNTGRFVGRRDVEDTILKTNLEAVKEIVYQLKLRNIGGIIILDFIDMERIQNRTKVYNALKEALKADRARTTLTKISELGLVEMTRKRTRDDLRRQLTNACPECDGKGYLKSATTVCYEIFREILREVAHLEGKHVIVTCHSNVANVLYDEERQHLEEIEKQIKRRISIKNIPEYHLEQFEVAAK; encoded by the coding sequence ATGGCAAATGAGCTTATTCTCAATGTCACCTTAAGTGAAACCCGGGTTGCTCGTCTCGAAAACGGAGTTGTCTCTGAGCTTTTCATCGAGCGCATGCGTGACGAAGGGGTTGTCGGCAATATCTACAAGGGAAAAGTTGTTCGTGTCCTTCCTGGTATGCAAGCTGCATTTGTCGATATCGGCCTTGATCGCACTGCTTTTCTTCATGCATCTGATGTCGTCGAAGATCTCTCTTATGATGAGGACGATGATGAGGCTTCTGGAAAACAGGAACGGCGCAAACCGCGAAAGGGGATTGATCGAGAGATCGAAAAGCTTTTGAAAGAAGGGGATGAAATCCTCGTTCAAGTCGAAAAAGAGGCAATGGGGACCAAAGGGGCGCGTATTACCTCGCATATTTCCCTTCCGGGCCGATTTCTTGTTTATATGCCTACGGTTCGTCATATCGGGGCATCTCGTCGTATTTCGGATATTTCCGAACGCATTCGGCTCAAAAATCTTATTCGTAAACTTCATAAAGGTTCAGGGGGATTTATTGTCCGAACAGTTTCTGAAGGAGTGACCGAAAAAGAAATTCAAGCTGACATCGATTACCTCACGACACTCTGGAAAGAGATCGAGCAAAAAGTGGCAAAAGCAAAAGAGAAAGAACTCATTCAAGCAGAGCTCGGCGTGCTTGAACGTGTTGTTCGAGATTCTTTCACCCCAGATTTAACACGGTTGGTCGTAGATGCACCGAAAGCCTATGAGCAGATCGAAGGCTTTGTGAGCACCTACATGCCTGAAGGAAAGAAGGCGTTGGAACTTTATAAAGGGAGTGAACCCATTTTCGACGCCTTCGGAATCGAGGTCGAAATTACGCGTGCGCTCGGTCAGAAAGTGTGGCTGAAAAGCGGGGGATACATCATCATCGAACAAACCGAAGCGCTCACCGCAATTGACGTCAATACCGGACGCTTTGTAGGGCGACGGGATGTGGAAGATACGATTCTCAAAACCAATCTCGAAGCGGTCAAAGAAATTGTCTATCAACTGAAACTTCGCAATATCGGTGGCATTATTATTCTCGATTTTATCGACATGGAACGAATTCAAAATCGCACTAAAGTTTATAATGCTCTCAAAGAAGCGCTGAAAGCAGACCGAGCGCGTACCACTTTAACGAAGATATCCGAACTTGGCCTTGTAGAGATGACGCGGAAACGGACGCGCGACGATTTGCGACGCCAGCTTACCAATGCATGTCCGGAATGCGATGGGAAAGGGTATCTTAAAAGTGCGACGACTGTCTGCTACGAAATCTTTCGTGAAATTCTCCGCGAAGTTGCACATTTAGAGGGGAAGCACGTCATTGTGACCTGTCATTCAAATGTGGCGAATGTTCTTTATGATGAAGAGAGGCAGCATTTAGAAGAGATCGAAAAGCAGATCAAACGTCGCATCAGCATTAAAAACATTCCAGAGTACCATTTAGAGCAATTTGAAGTTGCAGCGAAGTAA
- a CDS encoding phosphoglycerate mutase (2,3-diphosphoglycerate-independent) yields MMRPRPVVLMILDGWGSRKEKEGNAILLAKTPHWNSLWEKYPHTFLTTSGESVGLPPNTIGNSEVGHLNIGAGRIVQQDLARINHTIRDKSFFKNEIFLAAMREVKEKRGALHLMGLCSDVGVHAHLDHLDALLQLAKNEGLQNVVIHAITDGRDSSPTSGKGYLERVEKSCREIGVGRIATVSGRYYAMDRDKRWDRTEKTWKAVALSHGEHAVSSIEAMNVAYSQKITDEFILPTVIGETCPIKDGDAVTFFNFRSDRARQITRALALKDFQEFPRLYVPRLSQFVCMTEYDETFGLPIAFPQEHLHGILGEAISEAHFKQLRIAETEKYAHVTFFFNGGREKAFPGEDRCLIPSPRDVPTYDLKPEMNAVEVTTKLLMHLDQRAYDVIILNFANPDMIGHTGNLTAAIKAVETVDSALGKIVPRVLDQGGVLLITSDHGNCEQMIDDKGGVHTAHTLFPVPFLYVASDTSKVQLREQGILADIAPTVLELLEVQKPLQMTGTSLFPTK; encoded by the coding sequence ATGATGCGACCGCGACCTGTTGTGTTGATGATCCTCGATGGCTGGGGTTCTCGAAAAGAAAAAGAAGGAAACGCCATCCTTCTTGCGAAGACCCCTCATTGGAATTCTCTTTGGGAAAAATATCCTCATACCTTTCTCACGACCTCTGGTGAATCAGTCGGCCTTCCACCAAATACCATTGGCAACTCAGAAGTAGGTCATCTCAATATCGGAGCTGGTCGTATTGTCCAACAAGATTTAGCGCGCATCAATCACACGATTCGCGACAAAAGTTTTTTTAAAAATGAAATATTTCTTGCTGCGATGAGAGAAGTAAAAGAAAAGCGCGGAGCGCTCCATTTGATGGGACTTTGCTCAGATGTTGGTGTTCATGCTCATCTCGACCATCTCGACGCCCTCCTGCAACTTGCAAAGAACGAAGGACTTCAAAACGTGGTCATCCATGCCATTACTGATGGCCGCGATTCTTCTCCCACTTCTGGAAAAGGATATCTTGAACGTGTTGAGAAATCATGTCGCGAGATCGGAGTTGGGCGCATTGCAACAGTTTCTGGTCGCTACTATGCCATGGATCGTGACAAGCGCTGGGATCGAACCGAGAAGACATGGAAGGCTGTCGCCCTATCTCATGGTGAACACGCGGTTTCCAGCATCGAGGCTATGAATGTTGCTTATTCTCAAAAAATCACGGATGAATTTATTCTTCCAACCGTGATCGGAGAAACTTGTCCCATCAAGGATGGTGACGCAGTCACCTTTTTTAATTTTCGTTCGGATCGTGCACGACAGATCACACGTGCGCTTGCGCTCAAAGATTTTCAGGAATTTCCGCGACTTTATGTTCCTCGGTTATCTCAATTTGTCTGCATGACCGAATATGACGAGACCTTTGGTCTTCCGATTGCATTCCCCCAGGAACACTTACATGGCATTTTAGGAGAAGCGATTTCAGAAGCTCATTTCAAACAACTTCGCATTGCAGAGACCGAAAAATATGCACATGTGACTTTCTTTTTTAACGGAGGAAGGGAGAAAGCATTTCCGGGTGAAGATCGCTGCTTGATTCCGAGTCCACGCGATGTGCCGACGTATGATTTGAAACCCGAGATGAATGCTGTAGAAGTGACAACGAAACTCCTCATGCATCTTGATCAGCGCGCGTATGATGTCATCATTCTTAACTTTGCCAATCCTGATATGATCGGCCACACCGGAAATCTTACAGCCGCCATCAAAGCAGTGGAGACAGTCGACAGTGCTCTGGGAAAAATTGTGCCACGTGTTTTGGATCAGGGAGGAGTTCTTCTCATTACTTCTGACCATGGTAATTGCGAGCAAATGATTGATGACAAGGGAGGAGTGCATACAGCACATACGTTATTTCCAGTTCCATTTCTGTATGTGGCTTCGGATACATCGAAGGTTCAACTTCGAGAACAGGGAATCCTTGCCGATATTGCTCCTACGGTCCTCGAACTTTTAGAGGTTCAAAAACCTCTTCAGATGACAGGAACTTCGCTCTTTCCAACAAAATGA
- a CDS encoding 50S ribosomal protein L21 — protein MYAIVRTGGKQYRVSKGERFFVEKLEGDVGSVVTLDDILLIGGKGDVKLGTPTIAGAAISAKIVDQGRDKKVIVFKKKRRKGYSKKQGHRQPYTQLEVTEVKG, from the coding sequence GTGTACGCAATTGTCAGAACAGGTGGAAAGCAATATCGTGTCAGCAAAGGGGAGCGTTTCTTTGTCGAGAAACTCGAAGGAGATGTCGGTTCCGTGGTGACGCTTGACGATATTCTTCTTATTGGCGGTAAAGGGGATGTCAAACTCGGAACACCGACAATTGCAGGAGCAGCGATCAGTGCAAAGATCGTGGATCAAGGTCGCGATAAGAAAGTGATTGTTTTTAAGAAAAAACGTCGCAAGGGATATTCAAAGAAACAGGGACATCGTCAACCTTACACTCAGCTCGAAGTGACTGAGGTCAAGGGATAA
- a CDS encoding ribosome silencing factor, with the protein MRGERLAKKIALIANEKKAHDILVLDLRGLTSFTDYFVICSGMSDRQVEAIVNAISTELKERGCPPLGKEGEESGHWVLVDYGDVVAHVFHYEEREFYHLERLWVDAKRVEVEEISAIEKAS; encoded by the coding sequence TTGAGAGGAGAACGGCTGGCGAAAAAAATAGCGCTGATTGCCAACGAAAAAAAAGCGCACGATATTCTTGTCCTCGATCTTCGAGGTCTTACCAGTTTTACTGATTATTTTGTTATCTGCAGCGGTATGTCGGATCGTCAAGTAGAAGCCATCGTCAATGCTATTTCCACGGAACTCAAAGAGAGAGGGTGTCCTCCGCTCGGTAAAGAGGGGGAAGAGTCGGGTCATTGGGTCCTTGTCGATTATGGTGACGTGGTGGCTCATGTCTTTCATTATGAGGAACGTGAGTTCTATCATCTTGAGCGGCTTTGGGTGGATGCGAAAAGAGTTGAGGTGGAAGAGATTTCTGCGATAGAAAAAGCTTCATGA
- a CDS encoding 50S ribosomal protein L27 has protein sequence MAHKKSQGAAKNGRDSQGQRRGVKRFAGQFVKAGNILVRQCGTKVHAGRNVGEGKDWTLFAKIDGIVSFEWGRHDRKFVSVLPAAA, from the coding sequence ATGGCACATAAAAAATCACAAGGTGCTGCAAAAAACGGTCGCGATAGTCAGGGCCAACGCCGTGGTGTGAAACGTTTTGCTGGCCAATTTGTCAAAGCTGGAAATATTCTTGTTCGTCAATGTGGTACAAAAGTGCATGCAGGAAGAAATGTCGGTGAAGGAAAAGATTGGACCCTTTTTGCAAAGATCGATGGAATTGTTTCGTTTGAATGGGGCCGTCATGATCGCAAATTTGTCAGTGTCCTTCCTGCTGCTGCATAA
- a CDS encoding redox-regulated ATPase YchF: MGFNCGIVGLPNVGKSTLFNAMTKAGVPAANYPFCTIDAHNAIAFVPDKRLDDICKILEPKSTVPTTVEFVDIAGLVAGAHKGEGLGNQFLGNIRSVDAIAHVVRCFEETSVVHQYESVDPIRDIEVITTELILADLESLAKRFEKTASLAKIGNKEAQASLSTLEKIKNHLEQGKAARHTPLDEKERPLLAELNLLTAKPVLYVLNVNENDVAHPSEKMKRVIDYAKSDRAEAVLISASIESELAELSDEEKKDFLAEMGLTEPGLHRLIRAGYKLLDLTTFFTAGKKECRAWTIPKGSTAPQAAGAIHSDFERGFIRAEVFSYDDLMKYGSEAKVKEAGRLRIEGAEYIVQDGDIMHFRFNV; the protein is encoded by the coding sequence ATGGGATTTAACTGTGGAATTGTTGGACTCCCAAACGTCGGGAAGTCGACTCTTTTTAACGCGATGACAAAAGCAGGCGTTCCTGCGGCAAACTATCCTTTTTGCACCATCGACGCCCATAATGCGATTGCCTTTGTTCCTGATAAACGTCTTGACGATATCTGCAAAATCCTTGAACCAAAAAGCACTGTTCCCACAACCGTCGAATTTGTCGATATTGCAGGGCTTGTCGCTGGAGCCCATAAAGGTGAAGGTCTTGGCAATCAATTTTTAGGAAATATTCGAAGCGTTGATGCGATTGCGCATGTGGTTCGTTGTTTTGAAGAGACAAGTGTTGTTCATCAATATGAAAGTGTTGATCCCATTCGCGATATTGAAGTGATCACGACAGAACTGATTCTTGCTGACCTCGAAAGTCTTGCCAAGCGTTTTGAAAAAACAGCGTCGCTCGCAAAAATTGGAAATAAAGAAGCACAAGCTTCACTTTCAACACTTGAAAAAATAAAAAATCATTTAGAACAAGGAAAAGCTGCACGACATACACCACTTGACGAAAAAGAACGTCCACTCCTTGCCGAGCTCAATCTCCTCACCGCAAAACCCGTTCTCTATGTTCTCAATGTGAATGAAAACGATGTTGCTCATCCTTCAGAAAAAATGAAACGCGTGATTGATTATGCAAAAAGCGATCGCGCGGAAGCAGTGCTTATTAGCGCTTCCATTGAAAGCGAACTAGCAGAACTTTCGGATGAAGAGAAAAAAGATTTTCTTGCAGAGATGGGACTCACAGAACCAGGACTTCATCGCTTGATTCGCGCTGGTTATAAACTTTTAGATCTCACGACATTTTTTACTGCTGGGAAAAAAGAGTGTCGCGCCTGGACGATTCCAAAAGGATCAACCGCTCCACAAGCAGCAGGAGCGATTCACTCTGACTTTGAGCGAGGATTTATTCGAGCCGAAGTTTTCTCGTATGATGATCTGATGAAATATGGGAGTGAAGCCAAAGTCAAAGAAGCGGGCCGCCTTCGCATTGAAGGGGCTGAATACATTGTCCAGGACGGCGACATCATGCATTTTCGGTTTAATGTTTAA
- a CDS encoding GTPase ObgE, which translates to MKFIDEAIIEVKAGDGGDGCASFRREKFVPRGGPDGGNGAHGGDIIIRADEGLTTLMDVRYRRRFEAERGGHGKGSQMHGRSGKDLVLRLPVGTVISDADTEEILMDLDHPKQEWIAAKGGKGGWGNLHYVSSTHQAPRKTEKGVKGEEKRLRLELKLLADVGLVGLPNAGKSTLIAAISNVRPKIADYPFTTKVPNLGVVEYAPEASFVVADMPGLIEGASEGSGMGFQFLRHIERTRVLVHLLDPVDPAHLDPLENYRMIREELRAHGTGLEQRKEIICLTKMDITEAREKAEEVKEELERASQNQVLLISAASRKGLQPLLTAMMQAVTAEREKLSNKG; encoded by the coding sequence ATGAAATTTATTGATGAAGCCATAATTGAAGTCAAAGCGGGTGACGGTGGAGATGGATGCGCTAGTTTCCGACGGGAAAAATTTGTGCCTCGTGGTGGTCCGGATGGAGGGAATGGAGCTCACGGTGGCGATATAATTATTCGCGCCGATGAAGGACTGACGACGTTAATGGATGTTCGTTATCGTCGACGTTTCGAGGCAGAACGGGGTGGGCACGGGAAGGGTTCCCAGATGCATGGTCGAAGTGGAAAAGATCTCGTTCTTCGTTTGCCAGTTGGAACGGTTATCTCTGATGCTGACACGGAAGAAATCCTGATGGATCTTGATCATCCAAAGCAAGAGTGGATTGCGGCCAAAGGAGGAAAGGGAGGATGGGGAAATCTCCATTACGTGAGTTCTACTCATCAAGCTCCCCGAAAAACAGAAAAAGGGGTCAAAGGAGAAGAGAAACGCTTACGACTTGAACTCAAACTTCTTGCAGATGTGGGACTTGTCGGACTTCCAAATGCGGGAAAATCGACCCTCATTGCTGCGATTTCAAATGTTCGCCCGAAAATCGCCGACTATCCTTTTACCACGAAAGTTCCAAACTTAGGTGTTGTCGAATATGCTCCTGAAGCGAGTTTTGTGGTTGCTGATATGCCAGGTCTCATCGAAGGAGCAAGTGAAGGATCGGGAATGGGTTTTCAGTTTTTGCGTCATATTGAGCGGACACGCGTTCTAGTGCATCTTCTGGATCCGGTGGATCCAGCACATCTTGATCCTCTCGAAAATTATCGGATGATTCGGGAAGAACTTCGTGCTCATGGAACAGGATTAGAGCAACGAAAAGAGATCATCTGTTTGACCAAAATGGATATCACCGAAGCGCGCGAAAAAGCGGAAGAGGTAAAAGAAGAACTTGAAAGAGCGTCGCAAAATCAAGTCCTGCTTATTTCTGCAGCGAGTCGAAAAGGTTTGCAGCCCCTTTTGACCGCGATGATGCAAGCAGTAACAGCAGAAAGAGAAAAGTTGTCGAACAAGGGATAA